From Streptomyces sp. NBC_01754, a single genomic window includes:
- a CDS encoding globin domain-containing protein — MNTPSEDYHALLARHDAMRLRRRILTPEGSTGEAGRPAAPQTYDGTADQLLIEEFLPLVGPLEELIADLYRALFDRHPYLRSLFPASMAFQQAHLAAAFRYLIGHLDRTDAVAERFTQLGRDHRKLGVRPAHFAAFEGALVEALRARGGARWTGPLEDAWLRMLRLAVTSMVRGEYEAISELSSWEATVTAHELRTPDLAVLRVRPRQPYPFRAGQYASLETPLLEQAWRPYYLARAPHQDGELEFHVRAHRAGGVSDALVHGTRTGDTLRLGAPRGALALPEGASSSDVLLIASGTGWAPMKALLQEIDTVSSDRTRVRLLLEAGAPEESGAAAGMYDTAYLEAFRRGRPWLTVLPTHSAVHAAGGALRVLNGVLAPRPGTSVPPHAFLALAPEASAAEPARTVAAGLAAAGVPETWIHQDGSGTVGVTEASASTTRTGSLSA; from the coding sequence ATGAACACCCCGAGCGAGGACTATCACGCACTGCTCGCGCGGCACGACGCGATGCGGCTGCGCCGACGCATCCTGACCCCTGAGGGAAGTACCGGTGAGGCCGGGCGCCCCGCAGCCCCGCAGACCTACGACGGCACGGCCGACCAGCTGCTCATCGAGGAGTTCCTGCCGCTGGTGGGACCGCTGGAGGAGCTGATCGCGGATCTGTACCGGGCCCTGTTCGACCGGCATCCCTACCTGCGGTCGCTGTTCCCGGCGTCGATGGCGTTCCAGCAGGCCCATCTGGCCGCCGCCTTCCGGTATCTGATCGGCCATCTGGACCGGACGGACGCGGTGGCCGAGCGATTCACGCAGCTCGGACGCGACCACCGGAAGCTCGGTGTGCGCCCGGCGCACTTCGCCGCCTTCGAGGGGGCGCTCGTCGAGGCGCTGCGTGCCCGGGGCGGGGCGCGGTGGACCGGACCGCTGGAGGACGCCTGGCTGCGGATGCTGCGGCTGGCGGTCACCTCGATGGTCCGGGGCGAGTACGAGGCGATCTCCGAACTCTCCAGCTGGGAGGCGACGGTGACCGCGCACGAACTGCGCACCCCGGATCTCGCGGTCCTGCGGGTGCGGCCACGGCAGCCCTACCCCTTCCGTGCCGGGCAGTACGCCTCCCTGGAGACGCCGCTGCTCGAACAGGCCTGGCGCCCGTACTACCTGGCGCGGGCCCCGCACCAGGACGGCGAACTCGAGTTCCACGTGCGGGCCCACCGGGCCGGCGGGGTGAGCGACGCGCTGGTGCACGGCACGCGGACGGGCGACACCCTCCGGCTCGGTGCTCCCCGCGGCGCGCTGGCGCTGCCGGAGGGGGCATCGTCCTCCGACGTCCTGCTGATCGCCTCCGGCACCGGCTGGGCCCCGATGAAGGCGCTGCTCCAGGAGATCGACACCGTGTCCTCGGACCGCACCCGGGTACGGCTGCTGCTGGAGGCCGGCGCTCCCGAGGAGTCGGGAGCGGCCGCCGGCATGTACGACACGGCGTACCTGGAGGCGTTCCGGCGCGGGCGGCCTTGGCTGACCGTCCTGCCGACGCACTCGGCGGTCCACGCCGCGGGAGGTGCGCTGCGGGTCCTGAACGGGGTGCTCGCGCCGCGTCCGGGGACCTCCGTCCCCCCGCACGCCTTCCTGGCCCTGGCTCCCGAGGCGTCCGCGGCCGAGCCGGCGCGGACCGTCGCGGCCGGGCTGGCCGCCGCCGGCGTGCCGGAGACGTGGATCCATCAGGACGGCTCCGGCACCGTGGGCGTCACAGAAGCGTCTGCCAGTACGACCAGAACCGGGTCCCTGTCAGCGTGA
- a CDS encoding response regulator transcription factor, with the protein MNDDPAQSPTSTLPSQPASPVRVFILDDHEVVRRGVRDLLEADGGIEVVGEASDAREALARVPAVAPQVAVLDVRLGDDRGGDHAGIEVCRELRARMPGLACLMLTSFDDDEALFDAIMAGAAGYVLKQINGAGLVAAVHTVASGTSMLDPRTTARVMARLRGPQHPPAAESTELDRLTPRERQILDLIGEGLTNREIAERLFLAEKTVKNRISAILAKLGVGRRIQAAMLAGRIRERQGRPPSPGR; encoded by the coding sequence GTGAACGACGATCCCGCGCAGTCCCCGACGAGTACCCTCCCGTCGCAGCCCGCCTCCCCGGTGCGCGTCTTCATCCTCGACGACCACGAGGTCGTACGGCGCGGTGTACGCGATCTGCTGGAGGCCGACGGCGGCATCGAGGTCGTGGGTGAGGCCTCCGACGCCCGGGAGGCGCTGGCCCGCGTACCGGCCGTGGCGCCGCAGGTCGCCGTGCTGGACGTGCGGCTCGGTGACGACCGGGGCGGGGACCACGCGGGTATCGAGGTGTGCCGGGAACTGCGCGCCCGGATGCCCGGTCTGGCCTGCCTGATGCTGACGTCGTTCGACGACGACGAGGCGCTGTTCGACGCCATCATGGCCGGAGCGGCGGGCTATGTGCTCAAGCAGATCAACGGCGCGGGCCTGGTCGCCGCCGTGCACACGGTGGCGTCGGGCACCTCCATGCTGGACCCGCGGACCACCGCCCGCGTGATGGCGAGACTGCGGGGGCCGCAGCATCCGCCCGCCGCCGAGTCCACGGAGCTGGACCGGCTCACCCCCCGGGAGCGGCAGATCCTGGACCTCATCGGTGAGGGGCTCACCAACAGGGAGATCGCCGAGCGCCTCTTCCTGGCCGAGAAGACCGTCAAGAACCGCATCTCGGCCATCCTCGCCAAGCTGGGCGTAGGCCGCCGCATCCAGGCCGCGATGCTCGCCGGCCGGATCCGGGAACGGCAGGGGCGGCCCCCGTCCCCGGGACGCTGA
- a CDS encoding sensor histidine kinase: MRGLLDAVMSLGRGLELPEVLRGIVEAAVALTDAEYGALGIVGDGQTLLEFLPVGMSEELTARIGQTPCGRGILGELIHHPEPLRLTDLSSHPHSYGFPPHHPPMHSFLGVPVRVREEVFGNLYLTEKRGGQSFDADDEAVLTTLSIAAGVAIDHARMYEESRRREQRLEALGEITRALLSGTDADEVLHLVAERAMAVAGADRAAVLLPPSLPGAPAPPEAADVPAALDRLTVAVAHGRDADRVRGLSVPARGSLAGLAARTGTPVHCADVRTDPRAHPFGDGAEECLGPVVAVPLRVGTGAMGALRLGRPVGRPPFDDTEVALVSGFADQAAIALKLARGRAESEELAVMHDRDRIARDLHDLAIQRLFATGMTLQSTTRAIADRPEAAERVSRAVDDLDTTIRIVRSTIFDLRTTDGPGGGGLRHRIAETARTAARALGFRPSVRIDGPVDSVVPDELAEHVVAVAAEAVSNASRHAGASRIDIVLSAGEAVTLTVTDDGIGIGGRTAHASPSGEGAGRDTAGREARRGGGLANMRKRAELCDGALTVDQPAGGGTRITWRAPLD, translated from the coding sequence ATGCGTGGCCTCCTGGACGCCGTGATGAGCCTGGGGCGCGGTCTGGAACTGCCCGAGGTGCTGCGCGGCATCGTGGAGGCGGCGGTGGCCCTGACCGACGCGGAGTACGGGGCGCTCGGCATCGTCGGCGACGGGCAGACACTGCTGGAGTTCCTGCCGGTCGGCATGTCCGAGGAGCTGACCGCCCGGATCGGGCAGACCCCGTGCGGGCGCGGCATCCTCGGCGAGCTGATCCACCACCCGGAACCCCTGCGGCTCACCGATCTGAGCAGCCACCCGCACAGCTACGGCTTCCCACCCCACCACCCGCCGATGCACAGCTTCCTCGGCGTCCCGGTGCGGGTGCGCGAGGAGGTGTTCGGCAATCTCTACCTCACCGAGAAGCGCGGCGGGCAGAGCTTCGACGCCGACGACGAGGCGGTGCTGACCACCCTGTCGATCGCCGCCGGGGTCGCCATCGACCACGCCCGGATGTACGAGGAGAGCCGCCGCCGCGAACAGCGGCTGGAGGCGCTGGGCGAGATCACCCGCGCACTGCTCTCGGGCACGGACGCCGACGAGGTGCTGCACCTGGTCGCGGAGCGGGCGATGGCGGTCGCGGGCGCCGACCGGGCCGCCGTCCTGCTGCCGCCGTCGCTGCCGGGCGCGCCCGCCCCGCCGGAGGCCGCGGACGTTCCGGCGGCCCTCGACCGTCTCACCGTGGCCGTCGCGCACGGCCGGGACGCCGACCGGGTGCGGGGCCTGTCCGTCCCGGCGCGGGGGTCGCTGGCGGGGCTCGCGGCCCGTACCGGGACGCCGGTGCACTGTGCCGACGTACGGACGGATCCCCGGGCGCACCCGTTCGGTGACGGTGCCGAGGAGTGTCTGGGCCCGGTGGTCGCGGTGCCGCTGCGGGTGGGTACCGGGGCCATGGGAGCGCTGCGGCTGGGGCGCCCGGTGGGCCGTCCGCCGTTCGACGACACGGAGGTCGCGCTCGTCTCCGGATTCGCCGATCAGGCGGCCATCGCCCTAAAACTGGCGCGCGGCCGGGCGGAGTCCGAGGAACTCGCCGTCATGCACGACCGTGACCGGATCGCCCGCGATCTGCACGATCTGGCGATCCAGCGGCTGTTCGCGACCGGGATGACGCTCCAGAGCACCACCCGGGCCATCGCCGACCGCCCGGAGGCGGCCGAACGCGTCAGCCGCGCGGTCGACGACCTCGACACCACGATACGGATCGTCCGGTCCACCATCTTCGACCTGCGGACGACGGACGGTCCGGGCGGCGGGGGGCTGCGGCACCGGATCGCGGAGACCGCCCGCACGGCGGCCCGTGCGCTCGGTTTCCGGCCCTCCGTGCGGATCGACGGGCCGGTGGACTCCGTGGTCCCGGACGAACTGGCGGAGCATGTGGTGGCGGTCGCCGCCGAGGCGGTGTCCAACGCGTCCCGGCACGCCGGCGCGAGCCGTATCGACATCGTGCTGTCCGCCGGCGAGGCGGTGACGCTCACCGTCACGGACGACGGCATCGGGATCGGCGGGCGTACGGCCCACGCCTCGCCGTCCGGGGAGGGCGCGGGCCGGGACACCGCCGGGCGGGAAGCGCGGCGGGGCGGGGGCCTGGCCAACATGCGCAAGCGGGCCGAACTGTGCGACGGCGCCCTGACGGTCGATCAGCCGGCCGGTGGCGGCACCCGGATCACCTGGCGCGCCCCCCTCGACTGA